In the genome of Candidatus Diapherotrites archaeon, the window TGCCAATACAGGTTTTAGTGCCAGGAGTTACTTGCGTGTGACCCGCGTCGGCGATAAGGGCGGAAGGGAAATGGTTCTTCACCTGCTCAAACAAATGAAGCAGCTCTTCCTCGGAAGACACTTTAACCACGATCTTCTGCGCCCCCTCATCCAACCATTCCTGCCAAGCCGAACCATACTTCCTTTCCTGGGACTTGAGAAAGGCCTGGAGGGACGCATGCGCGCACTGGGCGGCGAGCTTGCCCTTGCCCAATTTTAAGTCGGAACGAATGACGAGGACTTGAGTGTAAGCCATGATATGAGGAAGAAACTATGATTGGGTAAATAAACGAGGGGGGTTACTTTAGGCGGAGTTGAAGATAGTATTGGAATTTTTGGATTATTCTTTTCAATTCTTTGGACATGTTTCCTTTCGACATGCCTAATTCTCTCGCCAAATCTTTCGCTAACTCCCCATGACCAAAAAGTCGGATCAACAATATGCGTTCCTCCGGAGGTAATCGACTCAGGGCATATCGAATAGGTTCCGCCCACTCCATGCGATTGCTTTGAACTACCGCGGATGGGTCCTCAATGAATTGGCGGATGAGTTGTGAGCGTTCACTCCGCCTTTCGACGGGAACATCCATTGATACTACCTTCTTTTTGCGTCGAAGTGTCCCTTGTTGCTCATTTAGAAATTTCCAGCTTTCAAATTTGGCAACCTTTTTCAGGTAGGGATCCAACTCCCCTTTCTCTGGGTCGTAGAGGAACAAGGCTTCGCACAATTCCATTAAAATGGATTGATAAACTTCCTCACGATGGGGTAAGCGCCACAATTCACGCATGATCAATTCTTTTTTGGACTCCACTATTTTTATCGCTTCTTCCATGGTCGCGACATTCTTTTTTTCACGGAAAGCCAAAGCGGGATTTTGAAGGATTCCCTCCCGCTCGAGTGTATTGAGGATGCTCCTGGCTAAATTGGAAGGAAGAGTGGTACGGAGTTCTTCCGCAAATGCCTGGTAAGCGTCTCGGTATTTTTTTCGGTTTTGAACATCCAATTTGGGGGCATGTTTAAGGAAAATTTTATGGCCCGTTTCGAGCAAAGCCATTCGGTGGCTGACCTCTTTCTTATATTCTCTTAGGAATTCAGGGATCTGTTCCTTGGGAAGAGTGGCCATGATTCCCCTTACCTGCGTGTCGTGGAGCTTTTTGACCAAAGGCGGCCGTTTTCTCTCCTCGCCTCTGCTCCAATGGGGTATTCTTACTCCTGCCGTCGACTCGAAACGCAACCGTGCCAAATTCTGAGCGGCCCTTTTAGCATTAGGAGTGCGCGAGGGAGGCATTATGGTAGAACGAATTATCTCTATAAAAATGACATACCCCCGGCCTTGACCGTTTAGGATTAAGCTGTTTTGATGAAACTTTTTACTAAAAAATTTCGTATGAGGGAAAGGAGCTAGCGGGGGCGGTAGATTTCGGTGTCATTGGTGACGGTGGTGGAATACTTGGATTGGGCGATCTCCTCGCGGGCCTGCTGGCGGAGAACTTCAAACGAGGGTCGGGGTTCTTCTTCCGCGGGAGGGGAAGCAGGGGTTTCGGGGTTTCCATCTGACGAAGGGGAAGTGGGTTGGGGCGTTTTGATGGTTTCTCCGGAACGGACTTCACGGAGGGTCACCGTTTTGGTGATGCCATTATCCTCCCATAAGGAAGCGAATGGAGTGGGGGAATGGATGTCGAGCCACACCTTGCGCTCGGAAGGATGCGCATACCCCTTTAATGTATACAACCGGTTGTAGGCGATCTGGACCTTGCTCTCTTGGATGGCATCCACGGTGAACAAGTAGGACCCATTTTTCAACACCTCGAACTGGTCCCCTTCCTTCACGGAATGGGAACGAAGTTCTCGCTTCTTGGCGAATGGCGGCTTCCAATCCTGGCGCAACTCTTCCACTTCGATGACCGCTTGCATACAACTATCACTCCTAAATTGACGGATGACACGAGAACGGCCTCCATGTTTTTAATGGGAATAGATGACGGGAGTCAGGTTTCCATGGACTTAAAAGCCTGGCACGCCCTAAAGGGAATATGGGTTTCCTGCAATGGCTGGATGAGGTTATTTCCCATATCCGACGGAAGCAAGCGGACCACGAGACCATAGGGAAAACCATTCGGGAACTCCCTCAAACGGTGGACCTGTCAGGGGAGGGGGCCCTCCGGAGACCCATGACCAAAGCGGGGGTGCAGGGGAAAGTAGGGGGAGTGGATTCAGGGTTTGTGTCCCAGTCATTCTATGCCATGGACCTGATGCTCGTGCGGGCAATGGGGGTGTGCTTCACCTATGAACAAGGGAAGATGGTGCGCGCGGAATATTGGCCGGAACACCCGGGGATGCCCCAGCCCATTGTGGATACGAAAGGATTGGAGCCGGATGAATTCAGGCGGTTTGTTTCACTGACGCGAGTAAGGGCCGAAATGGACCAGGCGAGGGAACTCATCGCGAGGTGCCGACCAGATGTCATGTTTCTGGATGGGAGTTTGATCCTGCACCCCGCAGATAAGCCTGGGAATGAGAGCAAGCTGAAGGAGGAATATGAGATAGCCATCCGGAGTGGGGTGGCCTTGTATTCGGCGGCGGAGAAAGCCAATTGTTTGTTGATTGGGGCAGTGGAAGACTCGCGATCGACGAGGTTGAGTGAGATGCTGCGGAAGCAGTACCCTCACCACCCAATATTGGGAAAACAATTGGGAAAAGAACTCCAGGACGCGCCCCTCATGGATAAGGTGTTGCACGCCGGAGAAAGAAGCATCGCTTTCCGTGTGGCAGAGGATATCATGAAACACCCCATCCTGATGGACTATCCATCCGAATGGGGGGCGCGGATGCACGCGAGCTACATCAAACCGTCCCCATGGGATTATCCCCTGCGGATTGAGTTCTTCAGCGGGAAAGAGGGGTTGACCGCGGCCGCGGACGCGGCAGCATCCCAGGCGTTTGCGCAAAGCAGCCTGCACAAGGAATACGCGTATCCCTCGGTGCTCATCGAAGCGGACATGCGGGCGGGACTCAAGCCGGAGGAAGTGGATTTGGTGAGCGACAAAATCTTTTCTAAGATTGGACGGCACACCATTCACTTGAGGCGAAGGGACCGGCGGCCGTTCTGACAAAACAAACAGGATGGTTATAACGGAAGTCCGGCATCCAAATGGTTAAAACAAGGAAGCGGGGTTTCTCTAGCATGGTTGACGAGACAATTGAAGTGGGGACGGTAGTGTCCACGCCCGAAAGCCCTTCCCCCACGCGGGTGGATTTTGTGGTGACCAAGGGGAAGGTGCATCGGGGGCAATATGTGGAAATCCCATATGGAGAGGGCACCATCATCGGGTTGGTGGAAAATGTGCTGAAGACCAATAAGTATTTCGAGCGGGCCGATGCAGTGAAGGAATTCGAGGCCCAGGGAGCCAAGCTTTTTGAACAATTTCCGGTGCATGATTGGGAATATACTCTGGCGCAGACCAACCCATTAGGATTGTTCACGGCTGAAAATAGGATCAAGCGCATGACCTATCCCCCTTCCCCGGGAAGCAAGGTGTTCATCGCCCACCCCACTAGTATCACGCGGTTCTTGGCCCTGGATATGGAGGCCGGGTTGGAATTGGGGGAAATGGAATTCCATCCGGTGAAAGTGAGGCTGAACCTATCCAAAATGTTCCAGAAACACGTAGCCATTTTGGCAGTTTCCGGCGCAGGAAAATCGTGGTCGGTGGCTTGCCTGCTTGAGGAATTGCTTAAACGGAAGAAAGAGCATGGGCGGATGGCCACGGTGGTGTTCGATGTGCACGGGGAATACACTAATTTTGCCCAGCCGGTAACGGAAAAAAAATATACTGATTTCTCGGGGAAGACCAAAATTATCCGGGCACGGGACCTGCGGATTGGAGTGCCAAAGATTAGCGCGGGGATGTTCTTCGCGCTGCTGCCCCATGCTTCCCCCGCGCAGAAGCGGGAGTTGATGAAAATCCTTGGGCACTTGCGTCAAAAAATGGTAGAGGGGCATGGGCCCTATGATTTGCAATCTATCAAGGAGGAGCTGTTAGGGGAA includes:
- the pth2 gene encoding peptidyl-tRNA hydrolase Pth2, with translation MAYTQVLVIRSDLKLGKGKLAAQCAHASLQAFLKSQERKYGSAWQEWLDEGAQKIVVKVSSEEELLHLFEQVKNHFPSALIADAGHTQVTPGTKTCIGIGPARESDVDKYTGHLKLL
- a CDS encoding sigma-70 family RNA polymerase sigma factor, giving the protein MPPSRTPNAKRAAQNLARLRFESTAGVRIPHWSRGEERKRPPLVKKLHDTQVRGIMATLPKEQIPEFLREYKKEVSHRMALLETGHKIFLKHAPKLDVQNRKKYRDAYQAFAEELRTTLPSNLARSILNTLEREGILQNPALAFREKKNVATMEEAIKIVESKKELIMRELWRLPHREEVYQSILMELCEALFLYDPEKGELDPYLKKVAKFESWKFLNEQQGTLRRKKKVVSMDVPVERRSERSQLIRQFIEDPSAVVQSNRMEWAEPIRYALSRLPPEERILLIRLFGHGELAKDLARELGMSKGNMSKELKRIIQKFQYYLQLRLK
- a CDS encoding DNA double-strand break repair nuclease NurA, yielding MGFLQWLDEVISHIRRKQADHETIGKTIRELPQTVDLSGEGALRRPMTKAGVQGKVGGVDSGFVSQSFYAMDLMLVRAMGVCFTYEQGKMVRAEYWPEHPGMPQPIVDTKGLEPDEFRRFVSLTRVRAEMDQARELIARCRPDVMFLDGSLILHPADKPGNESKLKEEYEIAIRSGVALYSAAEKANCLLIGAVEDSRSTRLSEMLRKQYPHHPILGKQLGKELQDAPLMDKVLHAGERSIAFRVAEDIMKHPILMDYPSEWGARMHASYIKPSPWDYPLRIEFFSGKEGLTAAADAAASQAFAQSSLHKEYAYPSVLIEADMRAGLKPEEVDLVSDKIFSKIGRHTIHLRRRDRRPF
- a CDS encoding DUF87 domain-containing protein is translated as MVDETIEVGTVVSTPESPSPTRVDFVVTKGKVHRGQYVEIPYGEGTIIGLVENVLKTNKYFERADAVKEFEAQGAKLFEQFPVHDWEYTLAQTNPLGLFTAENRIKRMTYPPSPGSKVFIAHPTSITRFLALDMEAGLELGEMEFHPVKVRLNLSKMFQKHVAILAVSGAGKSWSVACLLEELLKRKKEHGRMATVVFDVHGEYTNFAQPVTEKKYTDFSGKTKIIRARDLRIGVPKISAGMFFALLPHASPAQKRELMKILGHLRQKMVEGHGPYDLQSIKEELLGELQEKEGKESTIQALIGWMHELESLDLFGKADNPSLLDLVQPGILTIVDLSDVIHQRKKQVIVHYLASRLFNERRNKNIPPTLIVLEEAHNFIPNQVKREESITKSIMRTIAREGRKFGVSLCLISQRPIQLDTTTLSQCNTQLLLRITNPYDLKHIGESAEGLTSQSMGMLSSLRVGEALLIGEAVNAPTFFKVRNRESQPSRHEGTLEQAGIAFEKGLEKNRKETEDLL